A part of Bacillus rossius redtenbacheri isolate Brsri chromosome 1, Brsri_v3, whole genome shotgun sequence genomic DNA contains:
- the LOC134527215 gene encoding zinc finger BED domain-containing protein 4-like: MLATDLLPYSFVEGDGFRNLMKEVAPQYQIPARTTFSTNYVTKLQQEVRSQLKAEFVHDMTSMSSLSLTTDAWTSKAGDSYVSITAHYLTSDFSYKSFLMDIINMNTSHTGQKIAEELSLSVNSWGITVTETTIPIYCVTDNGANFQLASRLLFGDKARVCFAHSLQLSIDHTYHECHGASNLLAKARQVVGHYRRSSKARESLHSQMEQMGQPVLEMIQHVDTRWSSDYSMLERLLQIKAPLVADQINTDSTEMLTSSEWKQMAGIVAILKPLADATREISGNLYPTSSMVIPMLKCLHSHLNDYIDKKADGVIFAKCLSKHLLAQFPNYIEDKVFLVAMIVDPRYKDAFVSKIVAQATLKAHIKHIARCEQHTTHNQKLGDPTTSASTSGLWSALDKLPNEDLQDSDCAQEIQTYLTEKRIHRTSDPWKWWENFGKTKFPNIANVALMYLSIPATQVASERCFSASGNIVTFKRQCLDPEHVKELVFLHCNLHNVDGKV, translated from the coding sequence ATGCTTGCTACAGATCTTTTACCGTACAGTTTTGTAGAAGGAGATGGCTTCAGAAATTTGATGAAGGAAGTAGCTCCTCAGTATCAAATTCCTGCTAGAACAACATTTTCCACCAACTATGTAACAAAATTGCAACAAGAGGTAAGGTCTCAACTGAAAGCTGAATTTGTGCATGACATGACAAGTATGTCCAGTTTGTCACTTACAACTGATGCTTGGACATCCAAGGCTGGAGATAGCTATGTAAGCATCACTGCCCATTACCTCACTTCAGATTTTTCATACAAATCATTCCTGATGGACATAATCAACATGAACACATCACACACAGGTCAGAAAATTGCTGAAGAGTTGAGTTTGTCAGTGAATTCCTGGGGAATAACCGTAACAGAAACAACTATTCCAATATACTGTGTGACAGATAACGGAGCAAACTTCCAGCTTGCTTCACGACTTCTGTTTGGGGATAAAGCCCGTGTTTGCTTTGCACACTCTCTACAGTTGTCTATAGATCACACCTACCACGAATGTCATGGAGCATCAAATCTCTTGGCAAAAGCAAGACAGGTGGTTGGTCATTATCGACGCAGCAGCAAAGCCAGGGAAAGCCTTCACAGCCAGATGGAACAAATGGGTCAACCTGTTTTGGAAATGATACAACATGTTGACACTAGGTGGTCGTCAGATTATTCTATGTTAGAGAGGCTTCTTCAAATAAAAGCACCACTGGTTGCAGACCAAATAAACACTGATAGCACAGAAATGTTAACTAGCTCGGAATGGAAGCAGATGGCTGGAATAGTGGCCATTCTTAAGCCTCTTGCTGATGCCACTCGAGAAATAAGTGGCAATTTATATCCAACATCTTCCATGGTTATTCCTATGTTAAAATGTCTGCACAGTCACCTTAatgattacattgataaaaaGGCTGATGGAGTTATTTTTGCGAAATGTCTTTCAAAACATCTTTTGGCACAATTTCCAAATTACATAGAAGACAAAGTATTTCTCGTAGCAATGATTGTTGACCCTAGGTACAAAGATGCATTTGTTAGCAAGATTGTTGCACAAGCCACACTCAAAGCGCACATCAAACACATTGCAAGATGTGAACAACATACTACACACAATCAGAAGTTGGGTGACCCCACCACCTCCGCCAGTACATCAGGACTTTGGTCAGCACTTGACAAACTTCCCAACGAAGATTTACAAGACAGTGACTGTGCTCAagaaattcaaacatatttgaCAGAGAAACGTATCCACCGAACAAGTGACCCGTGGAAATGGTGGGAAAACTTTGGTAAAACAAAGTTTCCAAACATAGCGAATGTTGCTTTGATGTACCTGAGTATACCTGCAACTCAGGTTGCTTCAGAAcgttgtttttctgcttctgggaacattgtcactttcaagaggcaatgcctggatccagaacatgtgaaggaattggtctttttgcactgcaatttacataatgttgatggcaaggtgtag